One stretch of Natronolimnobius baerhuensis DNA includes these proteins:
- a CDS encoding GNAT family N-acetyltransferase produces MTRDLFPERIETSRLVFERMSHDTVDPFELYEFVRRDEWHGETTEHMPWFRLDRLDQVAAFLDRAEQMRADHEGARYLLRTNDEERVIVGTTAYKPEWEQRRAGSDIVLAKRYWGREYGLERASVFIELTFERYDLEAYCTSCAADNEQSRRMIEKCIDRYGGRHEGLVRQHGSAHPNGDVTDQHRFSITREEYESETEDRETIAFEMDW; encoded by the coding sequence ATGACACGAGATCTGTTTCCCGAACGCATCGAAACGAGCCGGCTCGTCTTCGAACGGATGAGTCACGACACTGTAGACCCCTTCGAGCTCTACGAGTTCGTGAGACGAGACGAGTGGCACGGAGAGACGACCGAACACATGCCGTGGTTTCGACTGGACCGACTCGACCAGGTGGCCGCCTTTCTCGACAGGGCGGAGCAAATGCGAGCTGACCACGAGGGCGCTCGGTATCTGCTGCGGACGAACGACGAGGAGAGGGTAATCGTCGGCACCACGGCCTACAAACCCGAGTGGGAGCAACGGCGCGCGGGCTCGGACATCGTCCTCGCGAAACGCTACTGGGGCCGGGAGTACGGCCTCGAGCGGGCGTCGGTGTTTATCGAGTTGACGTTCGAGCGGTACGATCTCGAGGCCTACTGTACGAGCTGTGCCGCGGACAACGAGCAGTCCCGTCGCATGATCGAGAAATGCATCGACAGGTACGGCGGCCGCCACGAGGGGCTGGTACGACAGCACGGGTCGGCGCACCCAAACGGCGACGTGACCGACCAGCACCGATTCTCGATCACCCGGGAGGAGTACGAGAGCGAAACGGAAGACCGTGAAACGATAGCGTTCGAGATGGACTGGTAG
- the gpmI gene encoding 2,3-bisphosphoglycerate-independent phosphoglycerate mutase → MNAALIILDGWGLGDGTSRDAVAAAETPNFDRLAAAGAEGSLEVAGRRVGLPDGQMGNSEVGHLNIGAGRVVYQEYTRIADSIADGSFRENDAINTAFENARENGGRVHFVGLVSDGGVHADQEHLHGLIELAADRGVEAVTHAITDGRDTSPTGGREYLAALEDVVAENGTGHVATVSGRYFAMDRDQNWERTKRAYDAIVEREAKYEADSGLEAVEAAYERDETDEFVEPTTVRGQPALQDGDSVVWFNFRSDRARQLTRMLADIRPEDWADALETEPPEAEVVMMTQYDKTFDLPIAYPPNQPENVLGEVLSDAGKTQLRIAESEKYAHVTYFLNGGREIEFDGENREIVESPDVPTYDRQPEMSAPEVTDTALEHIESDDPDTLVLNYANPDMVGHTGDYEAAIEAVEAVDTQLSRLVDALEEAGSHVLITADHGNADNMGTEENPHTAHTYNDVPLLYLAPDGTDGGRTIREGGTLADIAPTMLELLDLEQPPEMTGELLLE, encoded by the coding sequence ATGAACGCTGCGCTGATTATCCTCGACGGCTGGGGACTCGGCGACGGGACGAGCAGAGACGCAGTCGCTGCTGCCGAAACGCCAAACTTCGACCGCCTCGCCGCCGCTGGTGCCGAGGGCTCGCTCGAGGTCGCCGGCCGTCGGGTCGGCCTGCCGGACGGACAGATGGGAAACAGCGAGGTCGGCCACCTCAATATCGGGGCCGGCCGCGTCGTCTACCAGGAGTACACCCGCATCGCGGACTCGATTGCGGACGGCTCCTTCCGAGAAAACGACGCGATCAACACCGCGTTTGAGAACGCTCGCGAGAACGGCGGTCGCGTTCACTTCGTCGGTCTCGTCAGTGACGGCGGGGTCCACGCCGATCAGGAACACCTCCACGGGCTGATCGAACTCGCCGCCGACCGCGGCGTCGAGGCCGTCACCCACGCGATTACGGACGGTCGGGACACCTCGCCCACCGGCGGGCGCGAGTACCTCGCCGCCCTCGAGGATGTCGTCGCAGAGAACGGCACGGGCCACGTCGCGACCGTCTCCGGACGCTACTTCGCGATGGACCGCGATCAGAACTGGGAGCGGACGAAACGCGCCTACGACGCCATCGTCGAGCGCGAGGCGAAGTACGAAGCAGACTCCGGACTCGAGGCCGTCGAAGCCGCCTACGAGCGCGACGAGACCGACGAGTTCGTCGAGCCGACGACGGTTCGCGGCCAGCCAGCGCTGCAAGATGGCGATTCAGTCGTCTGGTTCAACTTCCGCTCCGACCGCGCGCGCCAGCTCACCCGGATGCTGGCGGATATTCGGCCCGAAGACTGGGCTGACGCCCTCGAGACCGAACCGCCGGAGGCGGAGGTCGTGATGATGACCCAGTACGACAAGACGTTCGACCTGCCGATTGCGTACCCGCCGAACCAGCCCGAGAACGTGCTGGGCGAGGTGCTCTCCGACGCGGGTAAAACGCAGCTTCGGATCGCCGAATCCGAAAAGTACGCCCACGTGACCTACTTCCTCAATGGCGGCCGCGAGATCGAGTTCGACGGCGAGAACCGCGAAATCGTCGAGAGTCCGGACGTACCAACCTACGACCGCCAGCCGGAGATGAGCGCCCCCGAGGTGACGGACACGGCACTCGAGCACATCGAATCCGACGACCCGGATACGCTCGTGCTCAACTACGCCAACCCCGACATGGTCGGCCACACCGGCGACTACGAGGCTGCAATCGAGGCTGTCGAAGCCGTCGACACCCAGTTGAGTCGGCTCGTCGACGCACTCGAGGAGGCAGGCTCACACGTCCTCATCACCGCGGATCACGGCAACGCAGACAATATGGGGACCGAGGAGAATCCACACACGGCGCACACGTACAACGACGTGCCGCTTCTCTACCTCGCTCCCGACGGCACTGACGGCGGCCGAACGATCCGCGAGGGCGGCACCCTGGCGGATATTGCGCCGACGATGCTCGAGTTGCTCGACCTCGAGCAGCCGCCGGAGATGACTGGGGAACTGCTGCTCGAGTAG
- a CDS encoding M48 family metallopeptidase, giving the protein MLTPLLIAGTYSLSRRWLDPREFLDEDLASRDADLEARVTRLAKQADVPAPDVVVAEASVPNSFLVGRSSNAVLVVTTGLRDALADDELEAVLAHELAHASNRDSTLMTVICGVFVLNNVLFQLLLLALPTFGAKPINVEAGVLATYGLIAAGISFFAFGESFSVLVFAGLVLSLWLCTLAVALFQVTMGAVTAPLTRDRELAADRGAVELIGTAAPLASALETLSDRSPTDVDARARNHGVLAVSFLPYATDLVSRPERHLSVRLLDQVWIIGCIHESTLFAPVAEVLEWGAKSSASAAGAAVDHPSLERRIEQLRATAANSR; this is encoded by the coding sequence GTGCTCACGCCGCTTTTGATCGCCGGCACGTACTCCCTCTCGAGGCGCTGGCTCGACCCGCGCGAGTTCCTCGACGAGGATCTGGCCAGTCGTGACGCCGACCTCGAGGCCCGCGTCACACGGCTTGCGAAACAGGCCGACGTACCCGCGCCGGATGTCGTCGTCGCCGAGGCGTCGGTGCCGAACTCGTTTCTCGTCGGCCGCTCGAGCAACGCCGTCCTCGTCGTGACGACGGGGCTTCGTGACGCGCTCGCAGACGACGAACTCGAGGCCGTCTTGGCTCACGAACTCGCCCACGCGAGTAATCGAGATAGTACGCTGATGACGGTCATCTGTGGCGTGTTCGTGCTCAACAACGTCCTCTTTCAGCTCCTGTTGCTGGCGTTGCCGACGTTCGGCGCGAAGCCGATCAACGTCGAGGCTGGCGTGCTCGCAACGTACGGGCTAATCGCCGCCGGAATCTCGTTTTTCGCTTTCGGCGAGTCGTTCTCGGTCCTCGTCTTCGCCGGCCTCGTCCTCTCGCTTTGGCTGTGCACCCTCGCCGTTGCCCTGTTTCAGGTGACGATGGGCGCGGTGACCGCGCCGCTTACGCGCGACCGCGAACTGGCGGCCGACCGCGGCGCAGTCGAACTGATCGGGACGGCTGCACCGCTTGCCAGCGCCCTCGAGACGCTCTCTGATCGGTCGCCGACCGACGTCGATGCCCGGGCGCGCAATCACGGCGTCCTGGCCGTCTCGTTCCTGCCGTACGCGACCGACCTCGTCTCGCGACCGGAACGGCACCTCTCCGTTCGGCTGCTCGATCAAGTCTGGATCATCGGTTGCATCCACGAAAGCACGCTCTTTGCGCCGGTCGCCGAGGTCCTCGAGTGGGGCGCGAAGTCCTCGGCCAGCGCCGCGGGGGCGGCGGTCGATCACCCCTCGCTCGAGCGTCGAATCGAGCAGTTGCGGGCAACAGCCGCCAACTCGCGGTGA